In one window of Drosophila innubila isolate TH190305 chromosome 2L unlocalized genomic scaffold, UK_Dinn_1.0 4_B_2L, whole genome shotgun sequence DNA:
- the LOC117781144 gene encoding sodium/hydrogen exchanger 6 isoform X7 yields MNAVQPLDRWKGAICLISLWAFIARCSAADTDITLDAKAAFNHRMQSLDLLIFVGLLSLTVLTIWLFKHHRVSWLHETGLAVIYGLIVGAIIRYAGANKPLVHMQVQPQGEPTYTNKLPPDTLWFKYPVNSTNSTKPPEGIKTYAYVFRGQVYDIEENEIDLKATFDPEVFFNIILPPIIFYAGYSLKKKYFFRNLGAILTFAIVGTTLSAFLIGGLMYGCVKLMPNYLSSSFTFLDTLYFGALISPTDPLTILAIFNDLHVDVNLYALVLGESVLNDAVAIVLSGAIQNYGEHYSNSGEFETSAFLRSLSDFFSIFFLSLLIGAVMGCFTALLTKFTRVRDFPLLESALFVLMSYSTFLLAEATELTGVVAVLFCGICQAHYTYNNLTECSRQRTKQIFELLNFLAENFIFSYIGVSMFTFPKHHFDAGFIITAFICAALGRAVNVYPLSWLLNIKRKPKISSNFQHMLFFAGLRGAMSFALAIRNTVSDARQTMLTATSLIVIFTVIIQGGAANFLLNWLKIPVGVDDETEQLNNYQVHSVYNSMDNSHSAPSDGYLQDVEGGGRGKTRLASGADSNQDTPMDGNAATAVNGGAGRRRNSHEKAILARIWGNFDTKYMKPLLTHSRPTLLETLPVCCNPIARLLTTTQQLTQDGSEFRRVDSDSDICIDNDTGNGVAQDGVGGGGRRNSINRNLTCD; encoded by the exons ATGAACGCTGTGCAGCCTTTAGATCGCTGGAAAGGCGCAATATGTCTAATCTCACTCTGGGCATTTATTGCTCGCTGCAGTGCGGCAGATACGGACATAACTCTGGATGCAAAAGCTGCGTTTAATCATCGTATGCAAAGTCTGGATTTACTTATATTTGTTGGCCTGCTGTCCTTAACTGTTCTAACCATTTGGCTATTTAAACATCATCGCGTCTCTTGGCTCCATGAGACTGGATTGGCCGTTATTTACG GTTTAATTGTTGGTGCCATTATACGATATGCGGGCGCAAATAAACCACTTGTCCATATGCAGGTGCAGCCCCAGGGAGAACCTACATACACTAATAAATTGCCACCAGACACACTCTGGTTCAAG TATCCTGTTAATTCGACAAACAGTACAAAGCCGCCTGAAGGCATTAAGACGTATGCGTATGTATTTCGTGGTCAAGTCTATGATATAGAGGAGAATGAGATCGATTTAAAGGCCACATTCGATCCAGAAGTCTTTTTCAACATCATATTGCCGCCCATTATATTCTACGCTGGATATAGCTTAAAGAAG aaATATTTCTTCCGGAATTTGGGTGCCATTCTAACGTTTGCCATTGTGGGCACCACGTTATCGGCGTTCCTAATCGGTGGTTTGATGTATGGTTGTGTGAAACTGATGCCAAATTACTTGAGTAGCAGTTTCACATTTCTGGACACACTGTATTTTGGTGCGCTGATATCACCCACAGATCCGCTCACCATATTGGCCATATTCAATGATCTACACGTCGATGTAAATCTCTATGCGCTTGTGTTGGGCGAATCTGTGCTTAATGATGCCGTCGCAATTGTCCTAAGCGG TGCAATACAAAACTACGGCGAGCATTATTCCAATTCAGGAGAGTTTGAGACATCGGCTTTTCTGCGTTCGCTGAGCGActttttctctattttcttCTTATCGCTGTTGATTGGCGCTGTTATGGGCTGCTTTACGGCATTG TTGACCAAGTTTACGCGTGTCCGTGACTTTCCCTTGCTGGAGTCGGCGCTGTTTGTGCTTATGAGCTACAGCACCTTTCTCTTGGCCGAAGCCACAGAGCTGACTGGAGTGGTGGCAGTATTATTTTGCGGCATTTGCCAGGCTCATTATACCTACAACAATTTGACAGAGTGCTCGAGACAGCGCACTAAGCAGATCTTTGAGCTGCTTAACTTCTTGGCCGagaattttatattctcaTACATTGGCGTCTCAATGTTCACCTTTCCCAAGCATCATTTCGATGCTGGATTCATCATAACCGCTTTC ATTTGCGCCGCTTTGGGACGTGCTGTCAATGTGTATCCTTTGTCCTGGTTGTTGAATATCAAACGTAAACCCAAAATCTCATCTAACTTCCAGCACATGCTCTTCTTTGCTG GTTTACGTGGCGCCATGTCCTTTGCCTTGGCCATCCGGAACACTGTATCCGATGCGCGTCAAACAATGTTAACAGCCACCTCGctaattgttatatttacaGTCATCATTCAGGGTGGCGCTGCTAACTTTTTGCTTAACTGGTTGAAAATACC CGTTGGCGTTGATGATGAGACtgagcaattaaataattatcagGTTCACAGT GTTTACAATTCCATGGACAATTCACATTCGGCGCCG TCTGATGGCTACTTGCAGGACGTGGAGggcggtgggcgtggcaaaacaAGGCTAGCGAGTGGAGCCGATTCCAATCAGGATACGCCAATGGATGGAAATGCAGCGACTGCTGTGAATGGAGGCGCCGGACGACGACGCAATAGCCATGAGAAGGCGATCCTGGCCCGCATTTGGGGCAACTTTGATACCAA ATATATGAAGCCGTTATTAACGCATTCGAGGCCTACGTTGTTGGAGACCTTGCCAGTTTGCTGTAATCCCATTGCGCGTCTGCTCACAACCACACAACAGCTGACACAG GATGGCAGCGAGTTTAGGCGAGTTGATTCCGATTCGGATATTTGCATTGACAACGATACTGGTAATGGTGTAGCCCAGGATGGAGTCGGTGGCGGAGGTCGTCGTAATTCCATAAATCGT AATTTAACATGCGACTAA
- the LOC117781144 gene encoding sodium/hydrogen exchanger 6 isoform X5 — protein MNAVQPLDRWKGAICLISLWAFIARCSAADTDITLDAKAAFNHRMQSLDLLIFVGLLSLTVLTIWLFKHHRVSWLHETGLAVIYGLIVGAIIRYAGANKPLVHMQVQPQGEPTYTNKLPPDTLWFKYPVNSTNSTKPPEGIKTYAYVFRGQVYDIEENEIDLKATFDPEVFFNIILPPIIFYAGYSLKKKYFFRNLGAILTFAIVGTTLSAFLIGGLMYGCVKLMPNYLSSSFTFLDTLYFGALISPTDPLTILAIFNDLHVDVNLYALVLGESVLNDAVAIVLSGAIQNYGEHYSNSGEFETSAFLRSLSDFFSIFFLSLLIGAVMGCFTALLTKFTRVRDFPLLESALFVLMSYSTFLLAEATELTGVVAVLFCGICQAHYTYNNLTECSRQRTKQIFELLNFLAENFIFSYIGVSMFTFPKHHFDAGFIITAFICAALGRAVNVYPLSWLLNIKRKPKISSNFQHMLFFAGLRGAMSFALAIRNTVSDARQTMLTATSLIVIFTVIIQGGAANFLLNWLKIPVGVDDETEQLNNYQVHSSDGYLQDVEGGGRGKTRLASGADSNQDTPMDGNAATAVNGGAGRRRNSHEKAILARIWGNFDTKYMKPLLTHSRPTLLETLPVCCNPIARLLTTTQQLTQDGSEFRRVDSDSDICIDNDTGNGVAQDGVGGGGRRNSINRVSIRYMGDTQNLLASYRNLE, from the exons ATGAACGCTGTGCAGCCTTTAGATCGCTGGAAAGGCGCAATATGTCTAATCTCACTCTGGGCATTTATTGCTCGCTGCAGTGCGGCAGATACGGACATAACTCTGGATGCAAAAGCTGCGTTTAATCATCGTATGCAAAGTCTGGATTTACTTATATTTGTTGGCCTGCTGTCCTTAACTGTTCTAACCATTTGGCTATTTAAACATCATCGCGTCTCTTGGCTCCATGAGACTGGATTGGCCGTTATTTACG GTTTAATTGTTGGTGCCATTATACGATATGCGGGCGCAAATAAACCACTTGTCCATATGCAGGTGCAGCCCCAGGGAGAACCTACATACACTAATAAATTGCCACCAGACACACTCTGGTTCAAG TATCCTGTTAATTCGACAAACAGTACAAAGCCGCCTGAAGGCATTAAGACGTATGCGTATGTATTTCGTGGTCAAGTCTATGATATAGAGGAGAATGAGATCGATTTAAAGGCCACATTCGATCCAGAAGTCTTTTTCAACATCATATTGCCGCCCATTATATTCTACGCTGGATATAGCTTAAAGAAG aaATATTTCTTCCGGAATTTGGGTGCCATTCTAACGTTTGCCATTGTGGGCACCACGTTATCGGCGTTCCTAATCGGTGGTTTGATGTATGGTTGTGTGAAACTGATGCCAAATTACTTGAGTAGCAGTTTCACATTTCTGGACACACTGTATTTTGGTGCGCTGATATCACCCACAGATCCGCTCACCATATTGGCCATATTCAATGATCTACACGTCGATGTAAATCTCTATGCGCTTGTGTTGGGCGAATCTGTGCTTAATGATGCCGTCGCAATTGTCCTAAGCGG TGCAATACAAAACTACGGCGAGCATTATTCCAATTCAGGAGAGTTTGAGACATCGGCTTTTCTGCGTTCGCTGAGCGActttttctctattttcttCTTATCGCTGTTGATTGGCGCTGTTATGGGCTGCTTTACGGCATTG TTGACCAAGTTTACGCGTGTCCGTGACTTTCCCTTGCTGGAGTCGGCGCTGTTTGTGCTTATGAGCTACAGCACCTTTCTCTTGGCCGAAGCCACAGAGCTGACTGGAGTGGTGGCAGTATTATTTTGCGGCATTTGCCAGGCTCATTATACCTACAACAATTTGACAGAGTGCTCGAGACAGCGCACTAAGCAGATCTTTGAGCTGCTTAACTTCTTGGCCGagaattttatattctcaTACATTGGCGTCTCAATGTTCACCTTTCCCAAGCATCATTTCGATGCTGGATTCATCATAACCGCTTTC ATTTGCGCCGCTTTGGGACGTGCTGTCAATGTGTATCCTTTGTCCTGGTTGTTGAATATCAAACGTAAACCCAAAATCTCATCTAACTTCCAGCACATGCTCTTCTTTGCTG GTTTACGTGGCGCCATGTCCTTTGCCTTGGCCATCCGGAACACTGTATCCGATGCGCGTCAAACAATGTTAACAGCCACCTCGctaattgttatatttacaGTCATCATTCAGGGTGGCGCTGCTAACTTTTTGCTTAACTGGTTGAAAATACC CGTTGGCGTTGATGATGAGACtgagcaattaaataattatcagGTTCACAGT TCTGATGGCTACTTGCAGGACGTGGAGggcggtgggcgtggcaaaacaAGGCTAGCGAGTGGAGCCGATTCCAATCAGGATACGCCAATGGATGGAAATGCAGCGACTGCTGTGAATGGAGGCGCCGGACGACGACGCAATAGCCATGAGAAGGCGATCCTGGCCCGCATTTGGGGCAACTTTGATACCAA ATATATGAAGCCGTTATTAACGCATTCGAGGCCTACGTTGTTGGAGACCTTGCCAGTTTGCTGTAATCCCATTGCGCGTCTGCTCACAACCACACAACAGCTGACACAG GATGGCAGCGAGTTTAGGCGAGTTGATTCCGATTCGGATATTTGCATTGACAACGATACTGGTAATGGTGTAGCCCAGGATGGAGTCGGTGGCGGAGGTCGTCGTAATTCCATAAATCGTGTAAGTATTCGGTATATGGGAGATACTCAGAACCTACTTGCTAGCTACAGAAATCTTGAATGA